Proteins from a genomic interval of Acomys russatus chromosome 19, mAcoRus1.1, whole genome shotgun sequence:
- the LOC127203737 gene encoding LOW QUALITY PROTEIN: zinc finger protein 235-like (The sequence of the model RefSeq protein was modified relative to this genomic sequence to represent the inferred CDS: inserted 1 base in 1 codon; substituted 2 bases at 2 genomic stop codons) — protein MSLLSQEAVTFMDVAVVFSEEELGLLDADQRKLYHDVMLETFRNLLSVVGQSPNKMETLHAAGLRCLSLGWLPCCQMTSHDVIKLARTPEAEINTQGKGPHFLEQCHSSCHGPGEELPWAFEDDCCLASLKSHYSSITENQEFLSGRALSSWSKTHLTERQNLQQHCPQTLVKKRPQLLAPGGDILSCISHHNNNKLHKIDKAHSTIDCGKVIFPESPLTQNPVDTKRKAYQCSKGQQAVTDSPSLELHQQIFLAKESPVPSTHEDTRHSSSVPVQQSAHPGKKRYWCLECGKDFSKSSSLQTHQRVHTGEKPYRCDSCGKGFSRSSDLNVHYRVHTGEKPYKCDVCGKCFTKWEHLQIHKRIHTGEKPYKCGDCGKGFSCSSNLHNHQRVHNEEKPYKCDKCGKGFSWSWNLDLHQRVHTGEKPYKCEECGKGFSSLSNFRKHQRVHTGEKPFRCNVCGKGFSRSSNFQAHQRVHTGEKPYRCDVCGKCFTWIMSLHSHQSVHTGEKPYKCEECGKGFSHASSLQVHQSVHTGKKPFKCNVCQKQFSQASNLQSHQRVHTKEKPYRCDMCGKAFSQRSYVQLHQIIHTGEKPFKCEECGKEFRWSSGLSAHRKVHMGGFTPYTCRXCGKCFVQASCFQRHQIVHTRVSSYIXGICYXGFSQKPHVVYYQRAHTAGDL, from the exons tAGGCCAGAGTCCAAACAAGATGGAGACTCTTCATGCAGCAGGATTGAGGTGCCTTTCGCTGGGGTGGCTTCCATGCTGTCAAATGACAAGCCATGATGTCATCAAACTGGCCAGAACTccagaagctgaaataaacactcAAGGAAAGGGTCCTCACTTCCTGGAGCAATGCCACTCCTCCTGCCACGGGCCTGGAGAAGAGCTTCCCTGGGCCTTCGAGGACGACTGCTGTCTTGCAAGTCTCAAAAGCCACTATTCCAGCATTACTGAAAATCAGGAATTTCTGTCTGGTAGAGCCCTGAGTTCTTGGAGTAAAACACATCTTACGGAGAGACAGAACCTTCAGCAACACTGTCCACAGACTCTGGTGAAAAAAAGGCCACAACTGTTGGCTCCAGGAGGTGACATTCTGAGTTGCATTTCCCACCATAATAACAATAAACTGCATAAAATAGACAAAGCCCACAGCACCATTGACTGTGGAAAAGTCATCTTTCCTGAGTCACCCCTCACCCAAAATCCTGTTGACACCAAAAGGAAGGCCTACCAGTGCAGCAAGGGCCAGCAAGCTGTCACTGACAGCCCCAGTCTGGAACTCCATCAGCAGATCTTCTTAGCAAAGGAGTCCCCTGTACCTAGTACACATGAGGACACTAGGCATAGCTCCAGTGTCCCCGTTCAGCAAAGTGCTCATCCAGGGAAAAAGCGGTACTGGTGTCTAGAGTGTGGCAAGGATTTCAGTAAGAGCTCAAGCCTTCAGACTCACCAGAGAGTGCACACGGGGGAGAAGCCCTACAGGTGCGACAGCTGTGGGAAAGGCTTCAGCCGCAGCTCAGATCTCAACGTCCACTACCGAGTGCACACGGGAGAGAAGCCTTAcaagtgtgatgtgtgtgggaaGTGCTTCACAAAGTGGGAACACCTCCAGATCCACAAGAgaatccacacaggagagaagccataTAAGTGCGGAGACTGTGGCAAAGGCTTCAGCTGTAGCTCGAACCTTCACAACCACCAGAGAGTCCACAATGAGGAGAAACCGTACAAGTGCGACAAGTGTGGGAAGGGTTTCAGCTGGAGTTGGAACCTTGACCTCCATCAGCGGGTCCACACGGGAGAGAAGCCATATAAATGTGAAGAGTGCGGGAAGGGTTTCAGTTCACTCTCAAACTTCCGAAAGCACCAACGggtccacacaggagagaagccatttCGGTGCAATGTGTGCGGGAAGGGCTTTAGTCGGAGCTCAAATTTTCAAGCTCACCAGAGAGTTCACACCGGGGAAAAACCATACAGATGTGACGTGTGTGGGAAGTGCTTCACCTGGATCATGAGCCTTCACAGTCACCAGAGtgtccacacaggagagaaaccctataaatgtGAGGAGTGTGGCAAAGGTTTCAGTCACGCCTCAAGTCTGCAGGTTCATCAGAGTGTCCACACAGGCAAGAAACCATTCAAATGCAATGTATGCCAGAAGCAGTTCAGTCAGGCCTCAAACCTACAGTCCCACCAGAGGGTACATACCAAGGAGAAGCCCTACAGATGTGACatgtgtgggaaagccttcagccaGAGATCCTATGTCCAACTCCATCAGATAAttcacaccggggagaagccattcaagtgtgaggagtgtgggaagGAATTCAGATGGAGCTCGGGGCTTAGTGCTCACCGGAAGGTCCACATGGGAGGGTTCACACCGTACACATGTCGGTAGTGTGGGAAATGCTTCGTTCAAGCCTCGTGCTTCCAGAGGCACCAGATAGTGCACACCAGGGTGAGTTCTTACATCTGAGGTATCTGTT AAGGCTTCAGTCAGAAACCACATGTGGTCTACTACCAGAGAGCCCACACTGCAGGGGACCTGtag